The following are encoded together in the Patescibacteria group bacterium genome:
- the pilM gene encoding pilus assembly protein PilM → MPVNHFWFKKFFQKLVPEEEFAALEVSEKAVRYILFSKFDLAPKLFGEVKLEPGVIEKGELKNKASLIKALNELKRQAKCDTAGLKCSPVVISLCSANFFFNVLELPEIPEASYEEAVKLNSAQVSPINLDEAYFDWQNLGVNLKTLQREFLIGVASRPKIDAYLEVFNQVGFQPLALESRSLSLLRNFNYFSRTIEKNITLLLVDIGEDGISFLVSKSGKLFFDLYLFWSQIPEASDGKITRQDLEAVLGREVARILEYFSSHSQEQVINFSLFSPILKKELINYLAQKFDLREIPIALPAAVQNQAPDLYAGLIGAGLRGSLIPRSLDDIVSFLPEGTEKLYQESQLSFFVSLWAKISAAVLAGLGLIFLSALLLVNNEKKQTQAQLDSLIALPETAEISALNQQAEEFNRFVAQIETIEKPAKNWSGVLSALTRTAQELGISIARVSFSETSLEFRLRASAPNQQTALAFPEKIKQFDNLFADAEIPLSSFSQTPQGVEFEAIIKLKN, encoded by the coding sequence ATGCCAGTCAATCATTTTTGGTTTAAAAAATTTTTTCAGAAACTGGTGCCTGAAGAAGAGTTTGCCGCTCTAGAGGTTAGCGAAAAAGCAGTTCGGTACATTTTGTTTTCTAAGTTTGATTTAGCGCCAAAACTGTTTGGCGAGGTTAAACTTGAACCCGGAGTAATTGAGAAGGGCGAGTTGAAAAACAAAGCCAGTTTAATCAAAGCCCTGAATGAGTTGAAAAGACAAGCCAAATGTGATACTGCTGGCCTAAAATGCTCGCCAGTAGTTATCTCTCTTTGTTCAGCTAATTTTTTCTTTAATGTTTTAGAATTGCCGGAAATTCCTGAAGCTTCTTATGAAGAGGCAGTTAAGCTGAACTCTGCCCAGGTTTCGCCAATTAATTTAGACGAAGCTTATTTTGACTGGCAGAATCTGGGTGTTAATTTAAAAACCCTTCAGCGGGAGTTTTTAATTGGCGTTGCCAGTCGGCCGAAAATTGACGCTTATTTGGAAGTTTTTAATCAGGTCGGGTTTCAGCCCTTGGCTTTAGAATCAAGGTCTTTGAGTTTGCTCCGCAACTTTAATTATTTTTCCCGGACAATTGAGAAAAACATCACCTTGCTTTTGGTTGATATCGGTGAAGACGGAATCAGTTTTTTAGTCAGTAAAAGCGGCAAATTATTTTTTGACCTTTATTTGTTTTGGAGCCAGATACCAGAAGCAAGCGATGGGAAGATTACCCGCCAAGATTTAGAAGCGGTTTTGGGCCGGGAAGTTGCCCGGATTCTTGAATATTTTTCTTCTCACAGCCAAGAGCAGGTGATTAATTTTTCTTTGTTTTCGCCGATTTTGAAAAAAGAGTTAATTAATTACCTGGCGCAAAAATTTGATTTAAGGGAGATTCCGATTGCCTTGCCAGCAGCAGTTCAGAATCAAGCCCCAGATCTTTATGCCGGTTTGATTGGCGCGGGTTTGCGCGGCAGTTTAATTCCCCGGAGTCTAGATGACATTGTCAGCTTTTTGCCTGAAGGCACGGAAAAGCTTTATCAAGAAAGCCAGCTGTCTTTTTTTGTTTCTCTTTGGGCCAAGATCAGCGCCGCGGTCTTAGCCGGCTTGGGATTGATTTTTTTGTCCGCGCTTTTATTGGTTAATAACGAGAAAAAACAAACCCAAGCCCAGCTTGATTCTCTTATTGCTTTACCGGAGACAGCCGAGATCTCGGCTCTGAATCAGCAAGCCGAAGAGTTCAATCGGTTTGTTGCCCAGATTGAAACAATCGAGAAACCAGCTAAAAACTGGTCTGGAGTTTTGTCGGCTTTAACCCGAACCGCCCAAGAGCTTGGTATTTCTATCGCTCGAGTTTCTTTTTCTGAAACCAGTTTGGAGTTTCGTCTACGCGCTTCAGCGCCAAACCAGCAAACCGCCTTGGCTTTTCCTGAAAAAATCAAGCAGTTTGATAATCTTTTTGCCGACGCCGAGATTCCTTTGTCTTCTTTTTCTCAAACCCCCCAGGGCGTAGAATTTGAGGCGATTATTAAACTTAAAAACTAA
- a CDS encoding peptidoglycan-binding protein has protein sequence MDKFKKFIAGSLVALMAVSAASPAAAVTIEELLAQIAALQAQLVALQSQQGGGSYVGVLTKNLKQGMTDPEVNILQSGLAKDSAVYPEGLVTGYFGPLTKAAVIRFQEKYASEVLAPWGLTNGTGFVGSTTRDKFNALYGQAAPTVSPTPGVSPAPADSVSVALSPDAPAAGTLVADSTSGDGAQALASVAAFRFTAPAAGAVKVTSLKVQRTGVSADADVSNMYLYVDGARVAESPSISSGYFTFTNSAGLFEVPAGSYKDVVVKIDLSNGTSSGKTFIFGLAAADSVVAGVSTVSGSFPIYGSQMTTAQISDLGKMTISSALPSSNTTVDAGTTNYEVFRFSALASDQPQKVSYMKFTLVGTADYDALQNIGLYVDGTQVGSSVAMMGTDKTVEFDLSSAPLSFTSGQTRTVALRADVIKGSGRNFYFQVAKSSDFVSMDTTYNVYLKTNQSNVWSLFKAAGTTSINSGSIVTNKASDSPTGPLALNATNMKIAKFELKAVGEDVKVSSMYAKVVESVNSHIVSNLKLYIAGSQFGSTVASPADSTVQTFSGNYTFKAGETVVVEIYADLTGTLANGDSITATLEDNDASNGVRQSTGDSIDVPSSDVGANAISISAGTLSAVKNSSVANISTVLNAQDVVIASWLITAPSDQGVRINSITVDDGQSSTNGLGSAFSNLMLFNGSTQLGQTIASPSTTGGSDNTFNISTTFEVPAGQSKQIDLKADVLSSASTSTWNGESTDAARITSMDATGLITNSATTYGSGNVSGQLITLNSGATLTIANEASPTMPDSTYVVAGDTEQTLAAWRFSANNTESVKVTRVKVFESGADDKPGNFKNVKLYVDGVQAGATVPAFTTSTATSSTNGWTMDYVLFEDNAGLFTVPQNSYKTLVVKADATDKSNASFVDDGAKQRFSLEITDGTATATTNVSAKGSTSNQYVTLESGSSATNELNGSAMTFARSRPVFAYVAASGTTLTPGVMEVFRFRITAHSSDDVKFMNTTASSNIRLTVLAGKAAATGDVVLYDAGTSTALQTASANSLATNATIDFNSFSSTVPAGTTKEYYVTANLSVFTTTGDSFQVSLKNAAADMSFNDNSSTSADIEEANYVGIGLPINGGVFTKPGA, from the coding sequence ATGGATAAATTCAAGAAATTTATTGCCGGCTCTTTAGTAGCGTTAATGGCAGTTTCTGCCGCTTCTCCAGCCGCAGCTGTCACTATTGAAGAGCTTTTGGCACAGATTGCCGCTTTGCAAGCCCAGTTGGTTGCGTTGCAGTCCCAGCAGGGTGGCGGATCATATGTTGGCGTTTTGACCAAAAATCTCAAGCAGGGGATGACTGATCCTGAAGTCAATATTCTTCAATCAGGATTGGCTAAGGATTCAGCTGTTTACCCGGAGGGTTTGGTCACTGGCTATTTTGGTCCTTTAACCAAAGCCGCAGTTATCCGCTTTCAAGAGAAGTATGCCAGCGAGGTTTTGGCCCCTTGGGGTTTGACTAATGGCACTGGTTTTGTTGGCTCAACCACCAGAGACAAGTTTAATGCTCTGTATGGTCAGGCCGCGCCAACTGTCAGCCCAACCCCGGGAGTTTCACCCGCTCCGGCTGATTCAGTTTCTGTGGCTTTGTCCCCAGACGCTCCGGCCGCCGGCACTTTAGTGGCTGACTCTACTTCTGGAGACGGCGCTCAAGCTTTGGCTTCAGTCGCCGCTTTCAGATTTACTGCTCCAGCCGCTGGTGCGGTTAAAGTTACTTCTTTGAAAGTTCAGCGGACCGGTGTTTCTGCTGATGCTGACGTCTCCAATATGTATCTTTATGTTGATGGCGCCAGAGTCGCTGAATCACCCTCAATCTCTTCCGGCTACTTTACCTTTACCAATTCAGCCGGTTTGTTTGAGGTTCCTGCCGGATCTTATAAAGATGTCGTGGTTAAGATTGACTTGTCCAACGGCACTTCATCTGGCAAGACCTTTATCTTTGGCTTAGCTGCCGCAGATAGTGTGGTTGCTGGCGTTTCCACAGTGAGCGGTTCATTCCCGATCTATGGCAGCCAGATGACTACTGCCCAGATCAGCGATTTGGGTAAAATGACTATCTCTTCAGCTTTGCCTTCTTCCAACACCACGGTTGATGCTGGTACCACCAACTACGAAGTCTTTAGGTTTTCTGCTTTGGCTTCTGATCAGCCCCAAAAAGTTTCCTACATGAAGTTTACTTTAGTGGGAACTGCTGATTATGACGCTTTGCAGAATATCGGCTTGTATGTTGACGGCACCCAGGTTGGTTCTTCTGTGGCAATGATGGGCACTGATAAAACAGTTGAGTTTGATCTCTCTTCAGCGCCATTGAGCTTTACTTCTGGTCAGACCAGAACCGTGGCTCTTCGGGCTGATGTGATCAAGGGCTCTGGCCGCAACTTTTACTTCCAGGTGGCCAAGTCATCTGATTTTGTTTCAATGGATACGACTTACAATGTCTATCTGAAGACTAATCAGTCCAATGTTTGGTCATTGTTCAAAGCCGCAGGCACCACTTCAATTAACTCTGGTTCAATTGTGACCAACAAGGCATCAGATTCTCCAACCGGACCTTTGGCTCTTAACGCGACCAATATGAAGATCGCTAAGTTTGAGCTCAAAGCGGTTGGCGAGGATGTCAAAGTTTCCTCAATGTATGCCAAGGTTGTTGAATCAGTTAACAGCCATATCGTTTCCAACTTGAAGCTGTACATTGCTGGTTCCCAGTTTGGTTCAACTGTCGCCTCTCCGGCTGACAGCACTGTCCAGACCTTTTCCGGCAACTACACCTTTAAAGCCGGTGAAACTGTGGTGGTTGAGATCTACGCTGACTTAACCGGCACTTTAGCTAATGGCGACTCAATTACTGCCACTTTGGAAGACAACGATGCCTCTAATGGTGTTCGTCAGTCAACCGGTGACTCAATTGATGTTCCATCAAGCGATGTTGGCGCTAATGCCATCTCAATCAGCGCCGGCACTTTGTCAGCAGTTAAGAACTCATCAGTGGCGAACATCTCGACGGTTTTGAACGCCCAGGATGTGGTGATTGCTTCTTGGTTGATTACTGCTCCTTCTGACCAAGGAGTTAGAATCAACTCAATCACTGTTGATGACGGCCAGTCAAGCACCAATGGTTTGGGCTCTGCCTTTTCCAACTTGATGCTCTTCAATGGTTCAACCCAGTTGGGTCAGACCATTGCTTCGCCGTCAACCACTGGTGGTTCAGACAACACCTTTAATATCAGCACCACTTTTGAAGTTCCGGCTGGCCAATCCAAGCAGATTGACTTGAAAGCCGATGTTTTGTCTTCAGCTTCAACTTCAACTTGGAACGGCGAGTCAACTGATGCCGCCAGAATTACCTCAATGGATGCGACTGGCTTAATCACTAACAGTGCAACAACCTACGGCTCCGGCAATGTTAGTGGCCAGTTGATTACTTTGAACAGCGGCGCCACCTTGACGATTGCTAATGAGGCGTCACCAACCATGCCTGACTCAACTTATGTTGTTGCCGGCGACACCGAGCAGACTTTAGCTGCTTGGAGGTTCTCTGCTAACAACACCGAGTCAGTCAAGGTGACCCGAGTTAAGGTGTTTGAGTCCGGTGCTGATGACAAGCCGGGCAACTTCAAGAATGTCAAGTTGTATGTTGATGGCGTTCAGGCCGGCGCAACTGTGCCTGCTTTTACCACCAGCACCGCAACTTCTTCAACCAATGGTTGGACAATGGACTATGTCCTGTTTGAAGATAATGCCGGCTTGTTCACTGTTCCGCAGAATTCTTACAAAACCTTAGTGGTTAAAGCTGACGCGACTGATAAATCCAACGCCTCATTTGTTGATGACGGCGCCAAACAGCGCTTCAGCTTGGAGATTACTGATGGAACGGCAACTGCCACCACCAATGTCTCAGCTAAAGGTTCAACTTCTAACCAGTACGTCACTTTGGAGTCTGGTTCTTCAGCCACGAACGAGCTTAATGGCAGCGCTATGACCTTTGCTCGCAGCCGGCCAGTGTTTGCTTATGTGGCTGCTTCTGGCACGACCTTGACTCCTGGCGTAATGGAGGTCTTCCGGTTCAGAATTACAGCTCATTCTAGCGATGATGTTAAGTTTATGAACACAACTGCATCATCCAATATTAGATTGACTGTTCTGGCTGGTAAGGCTGCCGCTACTGGGGACGTTGTTCTTTACGATGCTGGCACCAGCACTGCTTTGCAGACCGCGTCTGCTAACAGCTTGGCTACTAATGCCACGATTGACTTTAACAGCTTCTCTAGCACTGTTCCTGCCGGAACAACTAAAGAATACTATGTCACTGCTAACTTGAGTGTCTTCACCACTACTGGTGATAGCTTCCAGGTTTCGCTCAAGAATGCGGCTGCGGATATGAGCTTTAATGACAACTCATCCACCAGCGCTGACATAGAAGAAGCTAACTACGTTGGCATTGGTTTGCCGATCAATGGCGGTGTCTTCACCAAGCCGGGCGCTTAA
- the cas2 gene encoding CRISPR-associated endonuclease Cas2 has translation MRGDKLFTVLEFIEEGITTLTDLTLAIIVSGYGASGKKIDRKFEQLHRSRKSLTLGTKEFIEQKRRLYNLLYKLGKEGMLIPDSQPDRDLKLSKKGKKKFLALKQSKEFSARKYRKYKKGGVRKKTIVMFDIPESKKHQRVWLRSVLKNLGFKMVQKSVWSGDYLIPRDFIKDLSRLGLLDYVEIYEINKSGSLRV, from the coding sequence ATGAGAGGCGATAAATTATTCACTGTTTTGGAATTTATTGAAGAAGGAATTACCACTTTGACTGATTTAACTTTGGCAATAATAGTTTCTGGCTACGGTGCCTCCGGTAAAAAGATAGACAGAAAGTTTGAACAACTCCATCGGTCAAGAAAATCTTTAACTTTGGGAACAAAAGAGTTTATAGAGCAGAAACGAAGACTCTATAATTTACTTTATAAATTGGGAAAAGAGGGGATGTTAATTCCGGATTCGCAACCTGACCGTGATTTAAAGCTTTCCAAGAAGGGTAAGAAAAAATTTTTGGCTTTAAAACAGAGCAAAGAATTTTCTGCCAGAAAATACAGAAAATATAAAAAAGGGGGAGTTCGGAAGAAGACAATAGTGATGTTCGATATTCCAGAATCTAAAAAACATCAGCGGGTTTGGTTAAGATCGGTTTTAAAAAATTTAGGGTTTAAAATGGTTCAGAAAAGCGTCTGGTCGGGCGATTATCTAATCCCTAGAGATTTTATTAAAGATCTTTCCCGATTAGGATTATTGGATTATGTTGAGATTTATGAAATTAATAAAAGCGGCAGTTTAAGGGTTTAG
- a CDS encoding lamin tail domain-containing protein: protein MPKLFNRIFRFLVKALLISAVFAPFFVFGYDYNTHGYLTQETIRFYNQSFSENQISQDLANFLVDGSRKEDDAPRWINHFYDPVYQRGYDPDIAIDAYPLVFADTLKQVINWVSSKQWSQDSYQQNRLVYQATKNLYPISSILSNQEQNQVNFSETDFTWGKAKQYWLKGEKEKAMFALGHILHLIQDANVPDHTRNDGHLADSPYEKWSAKFNLNNADSELNQRLKTKSPAVLSNLDSYFESIAKYSNNNFYSRDTIGISKGYQLPQAVDYERGNSLLYALNKDADGFFKLSAQSIESSVLMGLEGEVSIDDNFVLKDYWSRLSTQAVTHSAGVINLFFQEVANEKLQLEQPELKWYEKIWQWLTQQGNNLLGQILPQSQDNQNSQQQNQESAGQQNSPEPSPLSSNPTPSPAFSPVLNSPEPSPIFSPTPTSILIPILSPTPAATPTPSPTSQSLPQFIGTQTPNLPISPSPQPSPTPESTPSSAPSPEPSSTLEPTPSTEPSPSSEPSPSPSPEPSPPPSPTPEPSPTPSPTPTYQQSNNQFFDDVAWYFDTELYPEKGGIFTIELTVNQVLPEEDYYAILAGWNSEFIKTPGSKQSGGDRPELKYPIPAATGQILNQNDPNYGPALSLWNHNSGFNPDQFPKVLKIRPTEISTVNYVLLGKDLEEGISREYFEQVLGREIGTNDFIALVFWPLYNQATPEPDNLHYLGSFLENDSTPVSYPEPVSVSAVKNLRWGIDPSSETGYSLEFEYTLPIPEITDQYSYGYELRFHLNGLADFYYAYDPNLAQFWVKSSDSSNIFYFNYGFWGDETCDYNSRAEPKSGVRFLPGQCELNSFGKMAYNQNKLPQTADPDANSWILKVPILWVPSPKPLNELGLNDYLTVSLWVNEGGPANGLYLRQIDQRQWQFQNQYQALEPIVPPPSPSPEPSGPLLQAVINEIAWMGTEASTNDEWIELYNNSAGEIDLTGWVLRSASGTPDISLTGTIPAGGYYLLERTNDEPVSDINADQIFTGAINNPCEVFELLDNLGNFQDKTICNGQDWPAGDNETKSSMERINPNISGEELTNWQTNNGIQKNGLDAENNEINGTPEQPNSQ, encoded by the coding sequence ATGCCTAAACTCTTTAACCGGATTTTTAGATTTTTGGTTAAAGCTTTGTTAATAAGTGCGGTTTTCGCGCCCTTTTTTGTGTTTGGTTATGATTACAACACTCACGGCTACTTAACCCAAGAAACAATCAGGTTTTATAATCAGAGTTTTTCTGAAAATCAAATTTCTCAAGATTTAGCTAATTTTTTAGTTGATGGTTCGCGCAAAGAAGACGACGCGCCCAGATGGATTAACCATTTTTATGACCCGGTTTACCAGCGGGGCTATGATCCGGATATTGCCATCGACGCTTATCCTTTGGTTTTTGCCGACACCTTAAAGCAAGTGATTAACTGGGTTAGCTCCAAGCAATGGAGCCAGGATTCTTATCAGCAAAACCGGTTGGTTTATCAAGCAACAAAAAATCTTTATCCAATCAGTTCAATCTTAAGCAATCAAGAGCAAAATCAGGTTAATTTTTCTGAAACAGATTTTACCTGGGGGAAAGCCAAGCAATACTGGCTTAAAGGCGAAAAAGAAAAAGCAATGTTTGCTTTGGGCCATATTCTGCATCTGATTCAAGATGCGAATGTGCCTGACCATACCCGGAACGACGGTCATCTAGCTGATAGCCCGTATGAAAAATGGTCAGCCAAGTTTAATCTAAATAATGCTGATTCTGAATTGAACCAGAGATTAAAAACAAAATCCCCAGCGGTTTTAAGCAATTTAGATAGTTATTTTGAATCAATTGCTAAATACTCAAATAATAATTTTTATAGTAGGGATACAATCGGTATAAGTAAGGGATACCAATTACCACAAGCAGTTGATTATGAAAGAGGAAACTCGTTGTTATATGCTTTAAATAAAGATGCAGACGGGTTTTTTAAATTATCAGCGCAGTCTATAGAGTCAAGTGTATTAATGGGGCTGGAGGGAGAGGTTTCGATCGATGACAACTTTGTTCTTAAAGACTACTGGTCCCGTCTCTCTACTCAAGCAGTTACGCACAGCGCCGGAGTAATAAATTTATTTTTTCAAGAAGTTGCTAATGAAAAACTTCAACTAGAACAGCCCGAGCTAAAATGGTATGAAAAAATTTGGCAATGGTTAACCCAGCAAGGGAATAATTTATTAGGTCAGATTTTGCCTCAAAGCCAAGATAATCAAAACAGCCAGCAGCAAAATCAAGAATCAGCAGGACAGCAAAATTCTCCAGAACCAAGCCCTTTAAGCTCAAACCCAACACCATCACCGGCTTTTTCTCCGGTTTTAAACTCTCCTGAACCAAGTCCAATTTTCTCGCCAACTCCGACTTCAATATTAATACCAATTCTAAGTCCAACTCCAGCGGCAACCCCAACGCCTAGCCCAACCTCTCAATCTTTACCCCAATTTATTGGCACCCAAACCCCAAATCTTCCAATTTCACCTTCGCCTCAACCCAGCCCAACGCCAGAGTCAACACCTTCTTCTGCGCCCAGTCCTGAACCAAGCTCTACCCTAGAGCCAACGCCAAGCACTGAACCCTCTCCGTCTTCAGAACCAAGCCCAAGCCCTTCACCTGAACCTTCGCCGCCACCGTCGCCAACTCCCGAACCCAGTCCGACTCCGTCGCCAACCCCGACTTATCAGCAGTCAAACAATCAATTCTTTGATGATGTTGCCTGGTATTTTGACACTGAACTTTATCCGGAAAAAGGCGGGATATTTACGATTGAGTTAACAGTCAATCAAGTTCTGCCAGAAGAAGATTATTACGCGATTTTAGCCGGCTGGAACAGCGAGTTTATCAAAACTCCCGGGAGTAAACAAAGCGGCGGAGATCGGCCGGAATTAAAATACCCGATTCCCGCTGCCACCGGTCAAATTCTTAACCAAAATGACCCGAATTACGGCCCAGCTTTGAGTTTGTGGAATCATAACAGCGGATTTAATCCGGACCAGTTCCCGAAAGTTTTAAAAATCCGACCAACCGAGATCAGCACGGTTAATTATGTTTTGTTGGGAAAAGATTTAGAAGAGGGGATTAGCCGGGAATATTTTGAGCAAGTTTTGGGCCGCGAGATCGGCACCAATGACTTTATTGCTTTAGTTTTTTGGCCGCTGTATAATCAAGCCACGCCTGAACCGGATAATCTTCATTATTTGGGTTCGTTTTTGGAAAATGACTCAACCCCGGTTTCTTATCCTGAACCGGTTTCGGTCAGCGCCGTGAAAAATCTTCGTTGGGGCATTGACCCGAGTTCAGAAACCGGTTATTCTTTGGAATTTGAATATACCTTGCCGATCCCGGAGATTACTGATCAGTATTCTTATGGTTATGAACTTCGATTTCATTTAAATGGTTTGGCTGATTTTTATTATGCTTATGATCCGAATCTGGCCCAGTTCTGGGTTAAAAGTAGTGATAGTTCAAACATATTTTATTTTAACTATGGTTTTTGGGGCGATGAAACCTGCGATTATAATTCCCGAGCTGAACCGAAATCAGGAGTGCGATTTTTGCCCGGACAGTGCGAGCTGAACTCTTTTGGCAAAATGGCTTATAACCAGAACAAACTGCCCCAGACCGCAGACCCTGACGCTAATTCCTGGATTCTTAAAGTCCCGATTTTATGGGTGCCGAGCCCAAAGCCGCTAAACGAGCTGGGCTTGAATGATTATCTGACCGTTAGTTTATGGGTGAATGAGGGTGGTCCGGCCAACGGTTTGTATCTGCGCCAGATAGACCAGAGGCAATGGCAGTTTCAAAATCAATATCAGGCGTTAGAGCCAATAGTGCCGCCGCCTTCACCATCGCCAGAACCTTCAGGGCCATTGCTTCAAGCAGTCATAAACGAGATTGCTTGGATGGGAACCGAAGCCTCAACTAATGATGAGTGGATAGAGCTTTATAATAATTCAGCGGGAGAGATTGATTTAACTGGTTGGGTTCTGCGTTCAGCTTCCGGAACCCCGGATATTTCTTTAACCGGAACTATTCCGGCTGGGGGTTATTATCTTTTGGAGCGGACAAATGATGAGCCGGTCTCAGATATTAATGCTGATCAAATCTTTACTGGCGCAATTAATAATCCGTGCGAGGTGTTTGAATTATTGGATAATTTAGGCAATTTCCAAGACAAAACAATCTGCAATGGCCAGGATTGGCCCGCTGGAGATAATGAAACGAAATCTTCAATGGAAAGAATTAATCCGAATATTTCCGGAGAAGAATTGACTAACTGGCAAACTAATAATGGTATTCAGAAAAATGGTCTTGACGCTGAAAACAACGAGATTAACGGCACACCAGAACAACCGAATAGCCAATAG
- a CDS encoding O-antigen ligase, producing the protein MFAFLRQNKNSFVSAIKILLYLSLLSPLVVGINYLYPFVFPKAIFFMAVIELALALYLLLLVVDKNCLPRLNILVVGLAGWFSVLAVSSFLAVDPSLAFWSKAERMDGLFWYLHLFAFFVMVVGLFKNEIVKFLTINSLIGVIVGLAALISKFLPGIFNLGNQDRLAGTFGNPAFSGTYFLVLFFLNLLAYFLSQDSWKKLFLGLAGFSFILIFLTGTRGAYVGAVGGLVLSGSLVLFFSGKKYLKPVLIGLAVFGLVLASFWFLPGLWQKISPFLASRIYALWQIPKPRLIAWQIGWNAFLARPVLGWGLENFLYAFNQHFIPEIHTYEIAIFDRPHNKIIDLLVGQGIIGLLSYLFLFGAISFSFLKFLWQDKEDNQKVLVYSLFLGLLGAYFVQNLVLFEMPSSGIVFFVILALAYWLIQEQRSEVRIVKNSRTLSFSGLIIGLGLIGLSFYYGVFLPEQSARNTANTAFALAPTANPNFALKQAKEYYLKARGAGTYLNKEVDISLSRKLKDFATLEIFLAKTPEYQELALLIAENLKKDLQLHPWDYDIAVEAGSLFMQTEEDFSDKLSSDSQAYNLFLQATDLAPKREDAYQYLFLWAMRNNKQVEAKTYSDILLGLNDQIGVFWFYQAEHEARWGSLEKMEQARAKAKEHGYDISRRLSDWELLISSLILGAENGGPEASQKGLAAIKELEQITQVPGLPINFLIRDYTFLIQLYKKQGQRERAKTTIKELLTKIPKSEEQNLIKYLKQNSAWIE; encoded by the coding sequence ATGTTTGCTTTTTTAAGACAAAACAAGAATTCGTTTGTCAGCGCCATAAAAATTCTTCTTTATTTGTCTCTGTTATCGCCGTTAGTGGTTGGGATAAATTATCTTTACCCGTTTGTTTTTCCAAAGGCGATTTTTTTTATGGCTGTAATTGAACTGGCCCTGGCGCTTTATCTTCTGCTTTTAGTGGTTGATAAAAACTGTCTGCCTCGGTTGAATATTTTGGTTGTTGGTTTAGCTGGCTGGTTTTCGGTTCTCGCTGTTTCCAGCTTTTTGGCAGTTGATCCATCGCTGGCATTCTGGTCCAAAGCCGAAAGAATGGACGGCTTATTTTGGTATCTTCACTTATTTGCTTTTTTTGTGATGGTTGTTGGTTTGTTTAAGAATGAAATTGTCAAATTTTTAACCATTAATTCTTTGATTGGCGTGATTGTCGGTTTGGCTGCTTTAATCAGCAAATTTTTGCCCGGGATTTTTAATTTAGGCAACCAAGATCGTTTGGCCGGAACCTTTGGTAATCCGGCTTTTTCCGGGACCTATTTTTTGGTCTTGTTTTTTCTAAACTTGCTGGCTTATTTCCTGTCTCAAGATTCCTGGAAAAAGCTGTTTTTGGGCTTGGCTGGGTTTAGTTTTATTCTGATTTTCCTAACCGGCACCCGGGGCGCTTATGTCGGCGCTGTTGGCGGCTTGGTTCTGTCCGGCAGTTTGGTTTTATTTTTTTCCGGCAAAAAATATTTAAAGCCGGTTTTAATCGGTTTGGCGGTTTTTGGGCTGGTTTTAGCCAGTTTTTGGTTTTTGCCCGGGTTGTGGCAAAAAATTTCGCCATTTTTAGCTTCAAGAATCTACGCCCTCTGGCAGATTCCCAAGCCGAGATTAATTGCCTGGCAGATTGGCTGGAACGCGTTTTTAGCCCGGCCAGTTCTAGGCTGGGGCTTGGAAAATTTTCTCTATGCTTTTAACCAACATTTTATTCCCGAGATTCACACCTATGAAATCGCCATCTTTGACCGGCCCCATAATAAAATTATTGATTTATTGGTTGGCCAGGGGATAATCGGGCTTTTGTCTTATTTGTTTTTATTCGGGGCAATCAGTTTCAGTTTTTTAAAGTTTTTATGGCAGGATAAAGAAGACAACCAGAAAGTTTTGGTTTACAGCTTGTTCTTAGGTTTACTCGGAGCTTATTTTGTCCAGAACTTGGTGCTGTTTGAGATGCCGAGTTCGGGAATCGTCTTTTTTGTTATCTTGGCTCTGGCTTATTGGCTGATTCAGGAGCAAAGGTCAGAAGTAAGAATAGTAAAAAACAGCCGAACCCTTTCTTTTTCTGGCTTGATTATTGGTTTAGGTTTGATTGGTTTAAGTTTTTATTACGGGGTGTTTTTGCCTGAACAATCAGCCAGAAATACGGCTAATACCGCTTTTGCTTTAGCGCCAACTGCTAATCCAAATTTTGCTCTTAAGCAGGCAAAAGAATATTATTTAAAAGCTCGAGGCGCGGGCACCTATTTAAATAAAGAGGTGGATATTTCTTTATCCAGAAAACTAAAAGATTTTGCCACGCTTGAGATTTTTCTTGCCAAAACGCCCGAATATCAGGAGCTTGCTTTATTGATCGCTGAAAATCTGAAAAAAGATTTACAACTTCATCCTTGGGATTATGACATTGCGGTTGAGGCCGGCTCTTTGTTTATGCAGACAGAAGAAGATTTCAGCGACAAGTTAAGCAGCGACTCCCAAGCTTATAATTTGTTTTTACAAGCAACCGATCTGGCGCCAAAACGGGAAGATGCTTATCAGTATCTGTTTTTGTGGGCAATGAGGAACAACAAACAGGTTGAGGCAAAAACTTATTCAGACATTTTATTGGGCTTGAATGATCAGATCGGCGTTTTCTGGTTTTATCAGGCAGAGCATGAAGCCCGTTGGGGCAGTTTGGAAAAAATGGAACAAGCCAGAGCGAAAGCCAAAGAGCATGGTTATGATATTTCCCGGCGGTTGAGTGACTGGGAGCTGCTGATTTCCAGTTTAATACTTGGCGCTGAAAATGGCGGGCCGGAAGCAAGCCAAAAAGGATTGGCGGCAATTAAAGAACTGGAACAGATAACTCAAGTTCCGGGTTTGCCAATTAATTTTTTAATCCGAGATTACACCTTTTTAATTCAGCTTTATAAAAAACAGGGGCAGAGAGAAAGAGCCAAAACAACGATTAAAGAACTTCTAACCAAAATCCCAAAATCTGAAGAGCAAAATTTGATTAAATATTTAAAGCAAAACTCAGCTTGGATAGAGTGA